One Bacteroidales bacterium DNA segment encodes these proteins:
- a CDS encoding thioredoxin family protein: protein MSENKSAVVEMFYTLSCPNCKVFQRMLEEVMPGYDGRITFKKTLASGPVGYIKSLKLGIHAVPTVLINNNIVFRSVPSRQELIAKLNQYTNN, encoded by the coding sequence ATGAGTGAAAATAAAAGTGCTGTTGTAGAGATGTTTTACACCCTTTCCTGCCCTAACTGCAAGGTTTTTCAGCGGATGCTCGAAGAGGTGATGCCTGGCTATGACGGGCGGATTACATTTAAAAAGACCCTGGCCAGCGGACCGGTGGGTTACATCAAATCGCTGAAACTGGGTATTCACGCCGTGCCGACAGTTTTAATCAACAATAACATTGTATTCAGAAGCGTGCCTTCGAGGCAGGAGCTGATTGCAAAATTAAATCAATACACAAACAATTAA
- a CDS encoding DUF2007 domain-containing protein: MNPKEEITLVEIFSGTTWQVGMVKSLLEDEEIEAYLKDDIIGTLNPWWTAPGGVGSIKVMVSSPDVEKARLIVEEYVKNL; this comes from the coding sequence ATGAATCCAAAAGAAGAAATAACACTTGTTGAGATCTTTTCAGGAACAACCTGGCAGGTGGGTATGGTGAAAAGCTTGCTTGAAGATGAAGAAATTGAAGCCTATCTGAAGGATGATATTATTGGCACACTCAACCCGTGGTGGACGGCACCGGGAGGTGTGGGCTCAATAAAGGTCATGGTTTCAAGCCCTGATGTTGAAAAAGCAAGGCTGATCGTTGAGGAGTATGTAAAAAATTTGTGA
- a CDS encoding T9SS type A sorting domain-containing protein: protein MRNFKFTIALLLSVGFALNTMGQRAFYGEQQRADHHTLNIRIGDIIYDQSEDEEYGGYIVSQFFTDPASADLSSEAADDFVVPEGETWVVGSFGVWGTWWPGSQGNPEKINVAIYEDDGGQPGTLIHGFSEQTNFYAEEWTNQGGELQSYFNFTFPSSIAFTQGHYWISFQVHDSYDVVGQWGWEDKTNTNWEPWHWRNPGGGFWGGGPDWKPSTQVHWFGYALDNRFALYGEAYDNDLSMVNILSPMSGTLTSAETVTIKIKNQGINSQTGFDVAYSANGGTWVTENVGSLVIASEESAEYTFITTADLSETGEHTIAAKTMLAGDEQPANNETEVEIVNYGVIYPMVNYDTVDVTTCSGTFTDMGGVNGNINSGDNGVITFYPAEAGKKIKMDFFGVWDISHPTDEVKPFRVFDGPDMNSPLIGEWTQNDWRDFGLKPEILKALGETGAMTIRYLCPAWDEVQGWTALVSCYEQPEDDFEVTEFTIHPTLLFTDRDITFTTTVRNIGSIAQSKNVTFYVNDMVVGVVNTGTVQPTEYATVVYVHQFAAPGAVVIKAAVPEDSGDTPENNYLTIENHVYVNGWFVEMFDDGYFPPEDWTHGPFWAGSTDGYNNSPGAASSMVETFSKDTLVTPKLVIHEGDILTFYAATSLWWQGNLEVIWKNAANGEWQSLQYINLAGSPQYKPYQIDVSAAAGENYIGFVNVADVPTSWSGQVLVDHVIGIGIEFFYFDNDMKMSEFNPNPTPSKDEPIIYEVTVKNNGHNAMTAGDYNVKIMMVADGGDIEMASVPGIACNHLQEKTHTLSVTFPQIGPAEIYAVVDLDGDQKPENDQSIIRPVYVQVNGTNTVQIGDGDAESWEIPNPLGMAYALSEVIYPADLVNPDKVTGYITGIAYQFNNTNTSATLDVPVQIYIGETNKVNLAAGYINGTLLEKVADTRVDLQVGLNQQLYIPFTAPYDYQGGNLCVMFFKPFEDWYPGVQWLVTEMDDDSISAYSTSWDPPLNPLDLKEAWPNWTNHMPNTAFYIADVETTSLNGVVTDAIGAPMEDVKVEAVGFENSTMTLADGSYELNDLLAWENVIKASKYGYYDNPQNIILMQDFNNVLDFEMTLLPLVTVNAIVIGNDDPMHYLQGAEVTLEGYENYSITVDAEGTFEIPGVFGDKTYSLTINYPGFDTYTAVIDVPAYDLDLGTLILTEMMAIPFYTQAVQTNPGTVQVTWNSPLDGAKQLLTWDYLISNGYTAEVGEEVWLGNIYEMDPGTITKVSLYWRQYGETSGTVRLDLVDLDGNVFYSSESFETVHNGWTHVDVPNLTFEGGQFLAMAYWDGTNTELTDFLAADAYTTGTGGFNFAYIMYPGAPAYLLSELITDFDITFQIDVEIVTATPEAGRYNEGYNIFAGPYADINNWQNWEKINAEPVMGNSYLDTNWPQPTEGYTYGVQTVYTTGVSEVSFSIPIVHDPNMPCDNPWTYVQTAQVHTISIPATADVNIFGEPLENGDWIGVFYLDDNGEEVCGGAGEWGGPFGAGGTAVTAYGDDPTTSEKDGFAYGETFRWRMHDCSAWEEYPAGATYDDTKPNQGQFADFGLSAVTSLEVMFCQYYTFSQGWNSISSFIIPNNPNVEDMFAPMVNNLTIIRNLSQVYWPEENLNTMINWNSNTGYALKVTEEVNMEICGADFVSGELVLENAGWYYLPVASECDVDAMTLFGDVIGDIIIVQDLIGSQVFWPEMNVYSLETLVPGKAYKMKISNPVTLNFPTCEAKAETTSCNQVNSLETPWGSLVITPASQVVAFPADAIIELKHGDAVGAFDQNNRLCGFMEIGNTTENKAMILVGDDASTIEKDGFTEGEAITFRMIRTQTGEAYLMDVEWDYNLENASGTYYSESLSGVKSTTLGFTGIGNTAAGEVEIYPNPATDQVVISINSGEFSNSMVTIIDVKGNAVIETSIENAHTTLNISSLEAGIYVVKIYADQFSKITKLIVK from the coding sequence ATGAGAAATTTTAAATTTACAATTGCACTGTTATTAAGTGTAGGTTTTGCGCTTAATACGATGGGTCAGCGCGCGTTTTACGGCGAGCAGCAAAGGGCTGACCACCACACCTTAAATATCCGGATTGGTGATATTATCTACGATCAGTCCGAAGATGAAGAATACGGCGGGTACATCGTGTCGCAGTTCTTCACGGATCCTGCAAGTGCCGATCTCAGCAGTGAAGCCGCCGACGACTTTGTGGTTCCCGAAGGGGAAACCTGGGTTGTAGGTTCATTTGGCGTTTGGGGTACATGGTGGCCTGGCAGCCAGGGAAATCCTGAAAAAATCAATGTAGCTATCTATGAAGATGACGGTGGCCAGCCCGGCACGCTTATTCACGGTTTCAGTGAACAAACCAACTTTTATGCTGAAGAATGGACCAATCAGGGGGGTGAATTGCAGAGTTATTTCAACTTTACATTTCCTTCATCCATTGCATTTACCCAAGGCCATTACTGGATCAGCTTTCAGGTACACGACAGCTACGACGTTGTGGGCCAGTGGGGTTGGGAAGACAAAACCAACACCAACTGGGAACCCTGGCACTGGCGTAATCCGGGTGGCGGATTTTGGGGTGGTGGCCCCGACTGGAAACCAAGCACACAGGTTCACTGGTTTGGATATGCATTGGATAACCGGTTTGCGCTTTATGGTGAAGCTTATGATAATGATCTCTCTATGGTTAATATCCTGAGCCCTATGAGTGGAACTCTTACATCGGCTGAAACAGTGACCATAAAAATCAAAAACCAGGGTATAAACTCACAAACCGGTTTTGATGTGGCTTATTCCGCAAACGGTGGCACATGGGTCACTGAGAATGTAGGTTCTCTTGTAATCGCATCTGAAGAATCAGCCGAATATACATTTATAACAACCGCTGACCTTTCCGAAACAGGAGAACACACCATCGCTGCCAAAACAATGCTGGCTGGGGATGAGCAACCGGCCAATAATGAAACGGAAGTTGAAATTGTGAACTATGGTGTGATTTATCCTATGGTGAATTATGATACCGTAGATGTTACAACCTGTTCGGGTACTTTTACCGACATGGGCGGTGTTAACGGCAATATAAATAGTGGCGATAATGGGGTGATCACCTTTTATCCTGCTGAAGCCGGAAAGAAAATAAAAATGGACTTTTTCGGTGTCTGGGATATTTCGCACCCCACAGACGAAGTAAAACCTTTCCGGGTGTTTGATGGTCCGGATATGAACTCCCCGTTGATCGGTGAATGGACGCAAAACGACTGGCGCGATTTTGGCCTCAAACCTGAAATCCTGAAAGCGCTTGGAGAAACCGGCGCCATGACCATCCGCTACCTTTGCCCGGCATGGGACGAGGTTCAAGGCTGGACAGCCCTTGTTTCATGCTACGAACAACCCGAAGATGATTTTGAAGTTACCGAATTTACAATTCATCCCACACTCCTTTTCACCGATCGTGATATCACTTTCACCACTACTGTAAGAAATATTGGCTCGATAGCTCAATCCAAAAACGTAACTTTCTATGTAAATGATATGGTTGTTGGTGTGGTAAATACCGGTACAGTTCAACCCACCGAATATGCTACCGTTGTTTATGTTCATCAGTTTGCTGCCCCCGGAGCGGTGGTTATCAAAGCTGCTGTGCCGGAAGATTCAGGCGACACACCCGAAAACAACTATCTTACCATCGAAAATCATGTTTATGTAAACGGCTGGTTTGTTGAGATGTTCGATGATGGATATTTCCCGCCCGAAGACTGGACACACGGCCCGTTTTGGGCAGGATCAACAGATGGTTACAATAATAGCCCGGGAGCTGCTTCCAGTATGGTTGAAACATTCTCAAAAGACACACTTGTTACTCCCAAACTTGTGATACACGAAGGAGATATACTTACCTTCTATGCGGCTACTTCCCTTTGGTGGCAAGGTAATCTTGAAGTGATATGGAAAAATGCCGCAAACGGTGAATGGCAGTCATTGCAGTACATCAACCTGGCCGGAAGCCCTCAATACAAGCCTTACCAGATAGATGTTTCGGCGGCTGCGGGTGAAAATTATATCGGCTTCGTTAATGTAGCCGATGTACCAACATCATGGTCTGGTCAGGTTTTGGTTGACCATGTGATTGGTATTGGCATCGAATTCTTTTATTTTGATAATGATATGAAAATGAGTGAATTCAATCCGAATCCAACACCTTCAAAGGATGAACCCATTATTTATGAGGTCACCGTTAAAAACAACGGCCACAATGCCATGACTGCCGGTGATTACAACGTAAAAATTATGATGGTGGCCGATGGTGGCGACATCGAGATGGCTTCCGTACCCGGCATTGCATGCAACCACCTCCAGGAAAAAACCCACACACTCTCAGTTACTTTCCCGCAAATAGGCCCTGCTGAAATCTATGCCGTTGTTGATCTTGACGGCGATCAAAAACCCGAAAATGATCAATCCATCATCCGTCCGGTATATGTTCAGGTAAATGGAACAAATACTGTTCAGATTGGCGATGGCGATGCAGAATCCTGGGAAATTCCCAATCCTCTGGGAATGGCCTATGCCCTTTCTGAGGTGATTTATCCTGCCGACCTTGTGAACCCGGATAAAGTAACCGGCTACATCACCGGCATCGCCTACCAGTTTAATAACACCAATACTTCTGCAACACTTGATGTGCCTGTACAGATTTATATCGGTGAAACTAATAAAGTAAACCTGGCTGCTGGATACATCAATGGTACATTACTTGAAAAAGTGGCTGATACCCGTGTTGATTTGCAAGTGGGATTGAATCAGCAACTCTACATTCCTTTTACTGCTCCTTACGATTATCAGGGTGGTAATCTTTGTGTTATGTTTTTTAAACCTTTCGAAGACTGGTACCCGGGCGTACAATGGCTGGTAACCGAAATGGATGACGACAGCATATCTGCTTATTCAACAAGCTGGGATCCGCCCCTTAATCCGCTGGATTTGAAAGAAGCCTGGCCAAACTGGACAAATCATATGCCCAATACTGCATTCTACATTGCAGATGTAGAAACTACTTCGCTTAATGGTGTGGTTACTGATGCAATAGGCGCTCCGATGGAGGATGTAAAAGTGGAAGCTGTGGGATTCGAAAATTCCACCATGACCCTGGCTGATGGTTCATACGAACTCAACGACCTGCTTGCCTGGGAAAATGTAATAAAAGCTTCTAAGTACGGCTATTACGACAATCCACAGAACATCATTCTGATGCAAGATTTTAACAATGTCCTTGATTTTGAAATGACACTGCTACCGTTAGTTACCGTTAATGCGATCGTTATTGGCAACGATGATCCGATGCATTACCTCCAAGGCGCTGAAGTAACGCTTGAAGGGTATGAAAACTATTCCATAACAGTTGATGCTGAAGGCACATTTGAAATTCCCGGAGTATTTGGTGACAAAACCTATAGTTTAACCATCAACTATCCGGGATTTGATACTTATACTGCCGTAATTGATGTACCTGCTTATGATCTTGACCTGGGCACACTAATCCTTACAGAAATGATGGCAATTCCTTTCTATACACAAGCTGTTCAAACCAACCCCGGAACGGTACAGGTAACATGGAATTCTCCTTTGGATGGTGCGAAGCAGTTGCTCACATGGGATTACCTGATCAGCAATGGCTATACAGCCGAAGTAGGTGAAGAGGTATGGCTGGGTAATATTTACGAAATGGATCCTGGTACCATCACCAAAGTTTCCCTCTACTGGAGACAATATGGTGAAACATCAGGAACCGTAAGGCTCGACCTTGTTGACCTGGATGGAAACGTGTTCTATTCAAGCGAGAGCTTCGAAACGGTTCATAATGGATGGACACATGTTGATGTTCCTAACCTCACCTTCGAAGGGGGACAATTCCTGGCCATGGCCTATTGGGATGGCACAAACACTGAATTGACAGATTTTCTTGCAGCAGATGCCTATACTACCGGAACCGGTGGTTTCAACTTTGCTTATATCATGTATCCCGGCGCTCCGGCATATCTGCTTTCAGAACTCATTACCGATTTTGATATTACTTTCCAGATTGATGTGGAAATTGTTACTGCAACTCCCGAAGCAGGCAGGTACAACGAAGGTTACAACATCTTTGCAGGCCCTTATGCCGATATCAACAACTGGCAAAACTGGGAGAAAATCAATGCTGAACCGGTGATGGGTAATTCTTACCTTGACACCAACTGGCCCCAGCCAACAGAAGGTTATACTTATGGTGTTCAAACTGTTTATACTACCGGCGTTTCCGAGGTTAGTTTCTCCATTCCGATCGTTCACGATCCCAACATGCCTTGTGATAATCCATGGACTTATGTTCAGACTGCACAAGTGCACACGATCAGCATCCCGGCAACTGCCGATGTGAACATTTTTGGCGAACCGCTCGAAAACGGAGATTGGATCGGTGTATTTTACCTGGATGACAATGGTGAAGAGGTGTGCGGCGGCGCCGGTGAGTGGGGTGGCCCATTTGGCGCCGGTGGTACGGCGGTTACTGCCTACGGCGATGATCCCACAACATCTGAAAAAGACGGTTTTGCCTATGGCGAAACCTTCCGCTGGAGAATGCATGATTGCAGTGCATGGGAGGAATACCCTGCCGGAGCAACCTACGACGACACCAAACCCAACCAGGGTCAGTTTGCCGACTTCGGACTTTCTGCAGTCACTTCACTGGAGGTGATGTTCTGCCAGTATTACACGTTTTCACAGGGATGGAACAGCATTTCAAGTTTCATTATCCCCAACAATCCAAATGTTGAGGACATGTTTGCTCCGATGGTGAACAATCTTACCATCATCAGAAACCTTTCACAGGTTTACTGGCCCGAAGAAAACCTCAACACCATGATCAACTGGAACAGTAACACGGGTTATGCCCTCAAGGTTACCGAAGAAGTGAATATGGAGATTTGCGGCGCTGATTTCGTATCAGGTGAGCTGGTACTGGAAAATGCAGGCTGGTATTATCTGCCTGTTGCCAGCGAATGTGATGTGGATGCCATGACACTTTTCGGCGATGTGATCGGGGATATCATTATCGTTCAGGACCTCATCGGATCGCAGGTGTTCTGGCCGGAGATGAATGTTTATTCTCTCGAAACCCTTGTGCCCGGTAAGGCCTATAAAATGAAGATTTCCAATCCTGTAACCCTCAACTTCCCAACTTGCGAAGCAAAAGCGGAAACCACCTCCTGCAACCAGGTAAACTCTTTGGAAACACCCTGGGGTTCGCTTGTCATTACGCCGGCTTCACAAGTTGTGGCTTTCCCGGCTGATGCCATCATCGAACTAAAGCATGGTGATGCAGTTGGGGCATTCGATCAGAATAACCGGCTATGCGGATTTATGGAAATTGGCAACACAACCGAAAACAAGGCAATGATTCTCGTTGGCGATGATGCCTCTACCATTGAGAAAGACGGATTCACCGAAGGCGAAGCGATCACTTTCAGAATGATCCGGACGCAAACCGGTGAAGCATATCTGATGGACGTGGAGTGGGATTATAACCTTGAGAATGCATCGGGAACCTACTACTCCGAAAGCCTCTCAGGTGTGAAATCAACGACCCTTGGCTTTACCGGTATCGGTAATACAGCCGCCGGCGAAGTCGAGATATATCCCAACCCGGCTACCGATCAGGTTGTGATCAGTATCAATTCCGGAGAATTCAGCAATTCCATGGTTACTATCATCGACGTTAAAGGAAATGCTGTGATAGAAACTAGTATTGAGAATGCTCATACAACCCTGAACATAAGCAGCCTGGAGGCAGGAATATATGTTGTAAAGATCTATGCTGACCAGTTCAGTAAGATTACAAAACTTATCGTAAAGTAG
- a CDS encoding tetratricopeptide repeat protein: MKTHFLLLVFTFLSLFYPCRSVARPSESDSLIQIIKTTGNDSLKVDAIIGFATLILDTAPDSAFFLLEEADNILKGKTVLHLKIKVNNAKSLILQNIGKFPEALELQFETKKLMEDEEGNLNTTISPNDYLNTINNIGLIFYKTEKYSDASAYFERALEILNETDRSLISDINNEYLRFNINIGAIHAKLRDFEKAGFYFTKALQYLDEGNSKNYAVLLTNLSIVAREKGETEKAFELSQKAIEVSSKSENYRILVQAYNNMGNNYMVVGDFDQAKAHFMKAHDLALQYGFGSSIVIALDMLASAYDSTGDYKNAYHTHVKFKHFSDSVLDLEKVRMVTQLEMKDKFDKRIATARILQKEKEAGQRRRELIYSLTIVLTLMGLIILALLFFLQRSKSKRHRLEAEKNSLLSKSLGLEKAKLEEELEFKNKELATNVMYMIRKNELIAQISERLIKSKLAFKKENQRIIEEIIHDLQCSAEDNVWRDFEVRFQQVYNDFYEKLNAKFPNLTSNEKKLCAFLRLNMSTKEISAITYQSLNSIIVARSRLRKKLGLDSEENLIAFLESI; encoded by the coding sequence TTGAAAACACATTTTTTATTACTGGTCTTTACTTTTTTATCGCTATTTTATCCTTGCCGGAGCGTTGCCCGTCCGTCTGAATCAGACTCGCTGATTCAGATCATCAAAACCACCGGGAATGATTCATTGAAGGTTGATGCCATTATTGGTTTTGCTACGCTGATACTTGACACAGCGCCCGACTCGGCATTTTTCCTTCTTGAAGAGGCCGACAACATACTGAAGGGGAAAACGGTTTTGCATCTTAAAATCAAAGTCAATAATGCCAAATCGTTGATCCTTCAAAACATAGGGAAGTTTCCCGAAGCACTCGAATTGCAATTTGAAACAAAAAAACTGATGGAAGATGAGGAAGGAAACTTAAATACGACGATTAGCCCAAACGATTACCTCAACACTATCAACAACATCGGATTGATTTTTTATAAAACGGAAAAATATTCCGATGCCAGTGCATATTTCGAACGAGCGCTGGAGATCCTAAATGAAACAGATCGCAGCCTGATAAGCGATATCAACAATGAATACCTGCGATTCAATATCAATATCGGAGCAATACATGCAAAACTCAGGGATTTCGAAAAGGCCGGATTTTATTTCACCAAGGCTTTGCAGTACCTTGATGAGGGCAATTCGAAAAACTATGCAGTGTTGCTCACTAACCTTTCTATTGTTGCCAGGGAAAAAGGCGAAACCGAGAAAGCTTTTGAATTGAGTCAAAAAGCCATAGAAGTGAGCAGCAAATCGGAAAACTACCGGATCCTCGTTCAGGCCTATAACAACATGGGCAATAATTATATGGTGGTTGGTGATTTTGACCAGGCAAAAGCGCATTTTATGAAGGCACATGACCTGGCGTTACAATATGGATTCGGATCATCCATTGTAATTGCCCTGGATATGCTTGCCAGTGCCTACGATTCAACCGGGGATTATAAAAACGCCTACCACACCCATGTTAAGTTTAAACATTTCAGCGACAGCGTCCTCGACCTTGAAAAAGTACGGATGGTTACCCAGCTTGAAATGAAGGATAAATTCGATAAACGCATCGCCACTGCGCGCATCCTGCAAAAAGAAAAGGAGGCCGGACAGCGCAGGCGCGAACTGATTTACAGCCTGACCATTGTATTGACACTTATGGGGCTGATCATACTGGCGTTGCTGTTTTTTCTGCAGCGAAGCAAAAGCAAGCGCCATCGCCTGGAGGCTGAAAAAAACTCCCTTCTGAGTAAAAGCCTGGGACTGGAAAAAGCCAAGCTGGAAGAAGAGCTTGAATTCAAGAATAAGGAACTGGCCACTAACGTAATGTACATGATCAGGAAAAACGAGTTGATTGCGCAGATTTCGGAGCGCCTCATAAAATCGAAATTGGCCTTTAAAAAAGAAAACCAGAGAATCATCGAGGAGATCATCCATGACTTGCAATGTTCTGCAGAAGATAACGTCTGGCGGGATTTCGAGGTTAGGTTCCAGCAGGTTTACAACGATTTTTATGAAAAACTCAATGCAAAATTCCCCAACCTCACTTCCAACGAAAAAAAACTTTGCGCATTCCTGCGGCTCAACATGTCAACCAAGGAAATCTCGGCCATCACTTACCAGAGCTTAAACAGCATTATAGTAGCCCGTTCACGGCTGCGTAAAAAGCTTGGGCTGGATTCAGAAGAAAACCTTATCGCCTTCCTCGAAAGTATTTGA